Proteins from one Hoplias malabaricus isolate fHopMal1 chromosome 2, fHopMal1.hap1, whole genome shotgun sequence genomic window:
- the igbp1 gene encoding immunoglobulin-binding protein 1, translated as MAGVEEGAETPRLSELLDGGRKLLDEVENTTEPCNSNAVQVKVKRGIKQLQEALNMLEQLQLFSRNEDVDEVATTDLKYLLMPALLAMLTLKQTNPAQRLEHVQKAQELFLAFLRRCKDYGIGSFSMPSDNTEAETTPTGEGPDCTGPSPRPQQPDLITMARERQAKIERYKQRKDAESKLAELRVTVDEGLADDETLREFYLLQVNRWISVAIEEISSINQEISILKRMEGFKQTPAQPPFSRPPMKPFILTKDAVQAKVFGAGYPSLPTMTVDDWYDQHRRKGCFPDQGIHQSTADVDAEAREKERREEEDDEEALQKARDWDNWKDTHRRGFGNRKNMG; from the exons ATGGCGGGTGTTGAGGAAGGAGCTGAAACTCCCCGTCTCTCCGAGCTTTTGGACGGAGGAAGGAAGCTGCTGGATGAAGTGGAAAACACCACGGAACCCTGCAACTCTAATGCCGTACAGGTGAAAGTGAAGCGGGGCATTAAACAGCTGCAAGAGGCGCTGAACATGCTGGAACAGTTGCAGCTTTTCAG TCGTAATGAAGATGTGGACGAGGTGGCAACCACTGATCTGAAGTACCTGTTGATGCCGGCACTGTTGGCGATGCTGACGTTGAAGCAGACCAATCCGGCACAGCGATTGGAGCACGTTCAGAAAGCACAGGAGCTCTTCCTCGCCTTCCTGCGTCGCTGTAAAGATTATGGCATTGGCAGCTTCAGCATGCCTTCTGACAATACTGAAGCAGAGACCACGCCCACGGGAGAGGGGCCAGACTGCACaggcccctcccccaggccccAGCAGCCTGACCTCATTACTATGGCTAGAGAGAGACAAGCCAAAATTGAGAG gtataAACAGCGGAAGGATGCTGAGTCTAAGCTGGCGGAGCTGCGTGTGACGGTCGATGAAGGTTTGGCTGATGATGAGACTCTGAGGGAGTTTTACCTGCTGCAGGTGAACAGGTGGATCTCAGTTGCCATTGAAGAGATCAGCTCCATCAACCAGGAGATCTCCATCCTCAAGAGGATGGAGGGTTTCAAACAG actcCAGCTCAGCCTCCATTTTCCCGCCCACCCATGAAACCCTTCATCCTCACCAAGGACGCTGTACAGGCAAA gGTTTTTGGAGCTGGTTACCCGAGTCTTCCTACTATGACAGTGGATGATTGGTATGATCAGCACCGGAGAAAAGGGTGTTTTCCTGACCAGGGAATACATCAGAGCACAG ctGATGTGGATGCGGAGGCAAGGGAGAAGGAGCgcagggaggaggaggatgatgaaGAGGCGTTACAGAAAGCCAGAGACTGGGACAATTGGAAGGACACACACCGGAGAGGATTTGGCAACCGTAAAAACATGGGCTAA